In a genomic window of Cytobacillus sp. FSL H8-0458:
- a CDS encoding gamma-glutamylcyclotransferase, whose product MSTQKLFVYGTLRMHETNHFVLKGSPCIAEQAWVYGELYDTGLGYPSMKPSLEQKVYGELYEVHWDHFSDLDELEDYIPGRKDNLYDRVEQTVHTDKGEVNALVYISCRDDLLAEPILHGDWKLYQLMKDKPEKTYYFAYGSCMDDERFCTAKVDHHFKTIVGGGILDGYSMQYLFSRDDGGRADIIENGGVTEGILYELPYEAVEYLFQREGFYGQWYRPAFVNVQAGDKMYKDVLTFHVYNKKGELPPPDHYALEILRGARGRVSDDYYKKLEQQLEKLGVKIRLDA is encoded by the coding sequence ATGTCTACACAGAAATTGTTTGTATATGGAACCTTAAGAATGCATGAAACCAATCACTTTGTTTTAAAAGGAAGCCCCTGCATTGCCGAGCAGGCATGGGTATACGGTGAATTATATGATACTGGTCTTGGCTATCCCTCTATGAAACCATCACTTGAGCAAAAAGTGTATGGGGAACTATATGAAGTGCATTGGGATCATTTTTCCGATCTGGATGAACTCGAGGATTATATCCCGGGCAGAAAAGACAATTTGTACGACAGGGTTGAGCAGACTGTCCATACGGATAAGGGAGAAGTAAATGCACTTGTATATATTTCCTGCCGGGATGACCTGCTGGCAGAACCAATTCTTCACGGAGATTGGAAGCTTTACCAGCTTATGAAGGATAAGCCGGAGAAGACCTATTATTTTGCTTACGGGTCCTGCATGGATGATGAACGGTTTTGCACGGCAAAGGTTGATCACCATTTTAAAACGATTGTCGGCGGGGGAATATTGGACGGTTATTCGATGCAATACCTGTTTTCCAGGGATGATGGAGGAAGGGCAGATATTATAGAAAATGGCGGTGTCACTGAAGGGATTCTATATGAACTTCCCTATGAAGCTGTTGAATATCTGTTCCAAAGGGAAGGTTTTTACGGACAATGGTACCGTCCTGCCTTTGTAAATGTTCAGGCAGGGGATAAAATGTACAAAGATGTCCTGACTTTTCATGTCTATAATAAAAAAGGGGAGCTGCCCCCGCCTGACCATTACGCTCTTGAAATTCTCCGCGGCGCAAGAGGAAGAGTAAGTGATGATTATTACAAAAAGCTTGAACAGCAGCTGGAAAAACTGGGAGTTAAGATTCGATTAGATGCATAA
- a CDS encoding VOC family protein — protein MQGAKLYEAHLNSSNLERSIKFYENLGFKVAYTTEDRKAAFFFLGEGKENMLGIWETKDSPIRRNHIAFSVSPEKLRGIIPFLTEKEIEARESFGLSPAEPIVHTWMPAASVYFYDPDGHSLEYIAVLEGEAKPHLNPMHLSEWEKLS, from the coding sequence ATGCAGGGAGCAAAATTATATGAAGCACATCTCAACTCAAGCAATTTGGAAAGAAGCATCAAATTTTATGAAAACCTTGGCTTTAAAGTAGCATACACAACAGAAGACAGAAAAGCTGCCTTTTTCTTTCTGGGCGAGGGTAAAGAGAACATGCTGGGCATCTGGGAAACAAAAGACAGCCCAATAAGGAGAAATCATATAGCCTTTTCTGTTTCACCTGAGAAGCTGCGGGGGATTATTCCGTTTTTAACGGAAAAAGAGATCGAGGCCAGGGAAAGCTTTGGCCTATCACCGGCAGAACCGATTGTCCATACATGGATGCCAGCTGCTTCAGTCTATTTTTATGATCCGGATGGCCACTCATTAGAATATATCGCTGTCTTAGAGGGGGAGGCAAAACCTCACCTCAACCCAATGCACCTAAGTGAGTGGGAAAAACTAAGCTAA
- a CDS encoding DUF6501 family protein: MIHLNWHERETLKKVKCVHTDAAKYIVDRALTAGNIYDVKNETEEFYFIVDNSGKVSGFYKDYFQDA, encoded by the coding sequence GTGATTCATTTAAACTGGCATGAACGCGAAACATTGAAAAAAGTAAAATGTGTGCACACAGACGCAGCAAAATACATTGTAGACCGGGCTTTAACAGCAGGGAATATCTATGATGTAAAAAATGAAACAGAAGAATTTTATTTCATTGTAGACAATTCCGGAAAAGTAAGCGGATTTTATAAAGACTACTTCCAGGATGCTTAA
- a CDS encoding YhcN/YlaJ family sporulation lipoprotein: MINRKLMMAGALSAALLAGCAMNDTDMNETAQRNRDLTEPTKVNDSNYGENGRTTEPGIDLTRTGTDNDNQNDSPRMKVADKAADKITAIPEVESANVIVTDNNAYVAARLNDGNGELTKDVEGKISDQVKAVDQDIDNVYVSVNPDFYDRMTGYSEDIRAGHPVEGFFDEFTQTVRRIFPTQR; this comes from the coding sequence ATGATTAATCGTAAATTAATGATGGCAGGAGCACTGTCAGCTGCATTGCTTGCAGGCTGTGCCATGAATGATACCGATATGAATGAAACAGCTCAGAGGAACAGAGACCTGACAGAGCCGACTAAAGTGAACGACAGTAACTATGGAGAAAATGGACGCACCACTGAGCCGGGGATTGACCTTACCCGCACGGGAACGGACAATGACAATCAAAATGATTCCCCGAGAATGAAGGTTGCTGATAAAGCTGCCGATAAAATTACCGCTATACCAGAGGTTGAATCTGCGAATGTCATCGTGACAGACAATAATGCCTATGTTGCCGCACGCTTAAATGATGGAAATGGAGAATTGACTAAGGATGTCGAGGGGAAGATTTCAGATCAGGTGAAAGCCGTCGATCAGGATATCGATAATGTATATGTTTCTGTTAACCCTGACTTTTATGATCGAATGACAGGATATTCAGAGGACATTCGGGCAGGTCATCCAGTAGAAGGATTTTTTGATGAATTTACACAAACTGTGCGCAGAATTTTCCCGACACAAAGGTAA
- the yidC gene encoding membrane protein insertase YidC — MRKIKLLLAITMITVLPIFLSACQAQGGQGTSFFHQYFVNPFALAIHGTAVFFHGNFGLAIIFITIVIRLILMPLMLKQYKNQSLMKEKMDKLKPELEKIQQKLKTAKKPEEQQKLQQEMFGLYQSHGVNPLNAAGCLPIFIQMPILMGFYYAIRGNQEIAAHSFLWFNLGHSDIWITIIAGIVYYLQYRFTLSNMTAQTPKQMKFMGLLSPVMIMLVSLNAPAALPLYWTAGGLFLVFQSWLGRRLYTKNKTDHVQFISES; from the coding sequence ATGAGAAAAATTAAATTGTTGCTGGCCATTACCATGATCACCGTATTGCCAATATTCTTATCTGCCTGTCAGGCTCAAGGAGGACAAGGAACAAGCTTTTTCCATCAATATTTTGTCAATCCGTTTGCATTGGCCATACATGGAACGGCTGTTTTCTTTCATGGCAATTTCGGACTGGCGATAATCTTCATTACTATCGTGATCAGGCTGATATTAATGCCTTTAATGCTTAAACAATATAAAAATCAAAGCTTGATGAAAGAAAAAATGGATAAGTTAAAACCTGAACTTGAAAAAATCCAGCAAAAGCTGAAAACAGCGAAAAAACCGGAGGAGCAGCAAAAGCTGCAGCAGGAAATGTTCGGTTTGTATCAATCACATGGAGTAAATCCTTTGAATGCGGCTGGGTGTCTGCCAATCTTTATTCAAATGCCCATTTTAATGGGGTTTTATTATGCCATAAGAGGAAATCAGGAAATTGCGGCACATTCATTTCTCTGGTTTAATCTGGGTCATTCTGACATTTGGATCACGATCATTGCAGGAATAGTGTACTATCTTCAGTACCGGTTCACTCTTAGCAATATGACTGCGCAAACGCCAAAGCAAATGAAATTCATGGGTTTATTGTCTCCTGTAATGATTATGCTGGTTTCTTTAAATGCTCCTGCAGCTTTGCCGCTATATTGGACTGCAGGCGGATTGTTTTTAGTTTTTCAATCATGGCTTGGAAGAAGATTATATACAAAAAATAAAACTGATCATGTTCAGTTTATTTCAGAATCGTAA